A DNA window from Mycobacterium sp. IDR2000157661 contains the following coding sequences:
- a CDS encoding TetR/AcrR family transcriptional regulator, giving the protein MTSLWVDDGDFPVDTRTRLLDVAVGLISRHSFAGTSLQMIADELGFTKAAIYYHFKTRDQLLIALLEPLLDQICQVIATAENQRTPRTQMDAMIQGFAGVVARNRSLAAVMVFDPSVHRVLQLQPQWGDLIERQLALLMRLEPGPVGVVKATAVLTGLAGAATGAPLDMDEASLVEQLADVGRRVLGLRPPRRSANGESVARTRVDWTVSPLQSLQ; this is encoded by the coding sequence ATGACGTCGCTTTGGGTCGACGACGGAGATTTTCCCGTCGACACACGGACGCGGCTGCTCGACGTCGCCGTCGGACTGATCAGCCGCCACAGCTTCGCCGGCACCTCGCTGCAGATGATCGCCGACGAACTCGGGTTCACAAAGGCCGCGATCTACTACCACTTCAAAACCCGTGATCAGCTGCTGATCGCGCTGTTGGAGCCGTTGCTGGACCAGATCTGCCAAGTCATCGCGACGGCGGAGAATCAGCGCACCCCGCGCACCCAAATGGATGCCATGATCCAGGGATTCGCCGGAGTTGTCGCGAGGAACCGGTCGCTGGCGGCAGTCATGGTCTTCGATCCCAGCGTCCACCGCGTATTGCAATTGCAACCCCAGTGGGGCGATCTGATCGAGCGCCAACTGGCACTGCTCATGCGACTCGAGCCCGGCCCTGTCGGCGTCGTCAAAGCCACCGCCGTCCTCACCGGGCTGGCCGGCGCTGCCACCGGTGCGCCGCTGGATATGGACGAAGCGTCACTGGTCGAGCAACTCGCCGATGTCGGGCGCCGGGTCCTGGGTCTGCGTCCACCGCGACGCAGCGCCAACGGCGAGTCGGTCGCGCGCACGCGGGTCGATTGGACTGTGAGTCCGTTACAGTCGCTGCAGTGA
- a CDS encoding cytochrome P450, giving the protein MSVDDIAAGDRKKNRYHFDRHTPEYRLQFEKITEEMQSRCPMAWSDTYDGHWVAADSKHVFELARCPAVSNHHDLTGETPYQGITIPKAQRATVVRGGILEMDEPEHSIYRGALNPYLSPAAVRRWKPFVDEVVRAALDEKIESGRIDFVDDLANIVPAVLTLAMMGIELKKWPVYSEPAHLSVSTPEHSPDAARVAEMNRQMGIDMINTMMEIRENPRPGLVNALLQLRIDGEPAPDLEILGNLGLIIGGGFDTTTALTAHSLEWLSKYPDERELLSRERATLLDAATEEFLRFFTPAPGDGRTFSDDVEVEGTRFKEGERLWISWAMANRDPAVFDRPNEVILDRKGNRHFSFGIGVHRCVGSNVARTVFKSMLTAVLDRMPDYVCDRHGTEHYETIGVIQGMKHLPATFTPSRPLGPGLDETLEKLQRICDEQELARPITERKEAAVID; this is encoded by the coding sequence GTGAGCGTCGACGACATCGCCGCCGGCGACCGCAAGAAGAACAGGTACCACTTCGACCGGCACACTCCGGAATACCGGCTGCAATTCGAGAAGATCACCGAGGAGATGCAGTCCCGGTGCCCGATGGCGTGGTCCGACACCTACGACGGGCACTGGGTCGCAGCGGACAGCAAGCACGTCTTCGAATTGGCCCGCTGCCCGGCGGTGTCCAACCATCACGACCTCACCGGCGAGACTCCCTACCAGGGCATCACGATCCCGAAAGCGCAGCGGGCCACGGTGGTCCGTGGCGGCATCCTGGAGATGGACGAGCCCGAACACAGCATCTACCGCGGCGCACTGAACCCCTACCTCTCCCCCGCGGCCGTCAGGCGGTGGAAACCGTTCGTCGATGAGGTCGTGCGCGCCGCACTGGATGAGAAGATCGAGTCGGGACGCATCGACTTCGTCGACGACCTGGCCAACATCGTGCCCGCCGTCCTGACCCTGGCGATGATGGGCATCGAACTCAAGAAATGGCCGGTTTACAGTGAGCCGGCGCATCTCTCGGTGTCCACCCCGGAGCATTCGCCCGATGCCGCGCGTGTCGCCGAGATGAACCGGCAGATGGGCATCGACATGATCAACACCATGATGGAGATCCGGGAGAACCCGCGTCCCGGTCTGGTGAACGCCCTGCTGCAGCTTCGCATCGACGGCGAACCTGCACCCGATCTGGAGATCCTGGGCAACCTCGGCCTGATCATCGGCGGCGGGTTCGACACCACCACCGCGCTCACGGCGCATTCGCTGGAGTGGTTGTCCAAATACCCCGATGAGCGCGAGTTGCTCAGCCGCGAGCGCGCCACCCTTCTTGATGCGGCCACCGAGGAGTTTCTGCGCTTCTTCACACCCGCGCCAGGCGACGGCCGCACGTTCTCCGACGATGTGGAAGTCGAGGGCACCCGGTTCAAGGAGGGCGAACGGCTGTGGATCTCCTGGGCCATGGCCAACCGCGACCCTGCCGTCTTCGACAGACCCAACGAGGTGATTCTGGACCGGAAGGGCAACCGCCACTTCAGTTTCGGGATCGGCGTGCACCGCTGCGTGGGATCCAACGTGGCGCGCACCGTGTTCAAGTCGATGCTGACCGCTGTCCTGGACCGGATGCCCGACTATGTCTGCGACCGGCATGGCACGGAGCACTACGAGACCATCGGCGTGATCCAGGGCATGAAGCACCTGCCGGCGACCTTCACACCGAGCCGGCCGCTGGGTCCGGGCCTGGACGAGACGCTGGAGAAGTTGCAGCGCATCTGCGACGAGCAAGAACTCGCGCGACCGATCACCGAGCGCAAAGAAGCAGCGGTCATCGACTAA
- a CDS encoding ferredoxin, whose protein sequence is MKVHVDSARCQGHTLCSMIAPDSFELSDIDGTASPVNEVVPADQEDAVREAVQSCPEQAISIDE, encoded by the coding sequence GTGAAAGTTCATGTTGACTCAGCCCGCTGCCAGGGACACACCCTGTGCTCGATGATCGCTCCGGACTCGTTCGAGCTGAGCGACATCGACGGCACCGCGTCCCCGGTGAACGAGGTCGTGCCCGCCGACCAAGAGGACGCCGTGCGAGAAGCCGTGCAGTCCTGTCCGGAACAAGCCATATCGATCGACGAGTGA
- a CDS encoding mycofactocin-coupled SDR family oxidoreductase has protein sequence MGRVQGKVAFVTGAARGQGRSHAIRLAEEGADIIAVDRCEDFATVGYPMATPEDLEETAQFVEKTGQRIVTAKVDVADAGALKTALENGVAELGKLDIVVTSAGIAAMKGSADMNAWVDVMNTNLIGTLNAIHVALPHLSEGASIIATGSTAALMDVGASDNPGADPGGAGYLHSKRLLSQYVHNLAAELAPRGIRANVVHPTNCNTDMLQSEPMYRSFRPDLEHPTKADAEPVFYVQQAMKVPWVEPEDISNMVLFLASDESRYVTGTQQRVDAGGYLKWYDYHI, from the coding sequence GTGGGACGCGTACAGGGAAAGGTCGCATTCGTCACCGGTGCGGCGCGCGGACAGGGACGTAGTCACGCGATCCGGCTTGCCGAGGAAGGCGCCGACATCATCGCCGTCGATCGGTGTGAGGACTTCGCAACGGTGGGATACCCCATGGCCACACCGGAAGACCTCGAGGAGACTGCGCAATTCGTCGAAAAGACCGGGCAACGGATCGTCACCGCAAAGGTCGATGTCGCCGACGCCGGTGCGCTGAAAACCGCGCTGGAAAACGGTGTCGCCGAACTCGGGAAGCTCGACATCGTGGTCACATCCGCCGGGATTGCGGCGATGAAGGGCTCGGCCGACATGAACGCCTGGGTCGATGTGATGAACACCAACCTCATCGGCACCCTCAACGCGATCCATGTCGCACTGCCGCACCTGTCCGAGGGCGCCTCGATCATCGCGACCGGCTCCACTGCGGCGCTGATGGACGTCGGCGCGAGCGACAATCCGGGAGCCGACCCGGGCGGGGCAGGCTACCTGCATTCGAAGCGTTTGCTGTCGCAGTACGTCCACAACCTCGCCGCCGAACTCGCGCCCCGCGGGATCCGGGCCAACGTCGTCCACCCGACCAACTGCAACACCGACATGCTGCAGAGCGAGCCGATGTACCGCTCCTTCCGACCGGATCTGGAGCACCCGACCAAGGCCGACGCCGAACCCGTCTTCTACGTGCAGCAGGCCATGAAAGTTCCGTGGGTCGAGCCCGAGGACATCAGCAACATGGTGTTGTTCCTGGCGTCGGATGAGTCACGGTACGTCACCGGCACCCAACAGCGCGTCGACGCCGGCGGCTATCTCAAGTGGTACGACTACCACATCTAG
- a CDS encoding SDR family NAD(P)-dependent oxidoreductase: MKNAVVTGGGSGIGLAVAHRLRADGMHVATIDINPSEAEFAFTADVTDRGQVDEALNAIRAQLGPVTVLVNAAGMEKFKRFADLKFDDWQRVVDVNLNGVFHCVQAVLPDMVEAGWGRIVNISSSSTHSGQPFMSAYVAAKSAVNGLTKSLALEYGPAGITVNAVPPGFIDTPMLRKSEERGYLVVQKNIDSTPVRRIGRPEDIAAACAFLISEEAGYITGQILGVNGGRNT, translated from the coding sequence ATGAAGAACGCCGTCGTGACCGGAGGTGGGTCCGGCATCGGACTGGCCGTCGCGCACCGCCTGCGCGCCGACGGCATGCATGTGGCCACCATCGACATCAATCCGTCGGAGGCCGAGTTCGCCTTCACCGCCGACGTCACCGACCGGGGACAGGTCGACGAGGCGCTCAACGCGATCCGCGCCCAACTGGGTCCGGTGACGGTCCTGGTGAACGCCGCCGGTATGGAGAAGTTCAAGCGGTTCGCCGATCTGAAGTTCGACGACTGGCAGCGCGTCGTCGACGTCAACCTCAACGGCGTCTTCCACTGCGTCCAGGCCGTACTGCCCGACATGGTCGAGGCCGGCTGGGGACGCATTGTCAACATCTCGTCGTCGAGCACCCACTCCGGCCAGCCGTTCATGTCGGCATATGTGGCGGCCAAGTCGGCGGTCAACGGCCTGACGAAGTCGCTGGCGCTGGAGTACGGTCCGGCCGGCATCACCGTCAACGCGGTGCCGCCCGGCTTCATCGACACACCGATGCTCCGCAAGTCAGAGGAGCGCGGCTATCTGGTGGTGCAGAAGAACATCGACTCAACACCGGTGCGCCGCATCGGCAGACCCGAGGACATCGCGGCCGCCTGCGCCTTTCTGATATCCGAGGAAGCGGGCTACATCACCGGACAGATCTTGGGCGTCAACGGCGGCCGGAACACGTAA
- a CDS encoding aldehyde dehydrogenase family protein produces the protein MREAITITEETDAEPRGVDRRLLIGGRLLATSRSFPSLNPATGQVLGHAPDATAADAEAAVAAARRAFDETDWSTNTDLRIRCLEQFHRALVEHRDELAALTIAEVGATEALCQGAQLDQPIEIVRYYAELLKSYPMSEDLGNIESRGMQHHRWVEKEAAGVVAAIIAYNYPNQLALAKLAPALAAGCTLILKSAPDTPLVTLALGELIANHTDIPAGVVNVLSGADPEVGAALTTSPDVDMVTFTGSTPTGRRIMAAASDTLKKVFLELGGKSAAIVLDDADFGTAALFSAFSMVTHAGQGCALTSRLLVPRQHHDEIVEMVKSNFGMVRYGDPAEPGTYMGPLISEKQREKVDGMVRRAVAAGATLVTGGEKVGPGYFYTPTLMTDVDPASEIAQEEVFGPVLVVIAYDDDDDAVRIANNSIYGLSGAVFGSQDRALAVARRIRTGTFSINGGNYFNADTPFGGYKQSGIGREMGTAGLEEFLESKTFATVVA, from the coding sequence ATGCGGGAAGCGATCACCATCACGGAGGAAACCGACGCCGAGCCACGCGGCGTCGATCGGCGGTTGCTGATCGGGGGGCGGCTGCTCGCGACCTCACGTTCATTTCCTTCCCTCAATCCCGCAACCGGGCAGGTGCTCGGCCATGCCCCGGACGCCACGGCCGCCGACGCCGAAGCGGCCGTCGCGGCGGCCCGGCGGGCGTTCGACGAGACCGACTGGTCCACCAACACCGATCTGCGTATCAGGTGCCTCGAGCAGTTCCATCGGGCGTTGGTCGAGCACCGGGACGAATTGGCCGCCCTCACCATCGCCGAGGTCGGTGCCACGGAGGCGCTTTGCCAGGGCGCGCAGCTCGATCAGCCGATCGAGATCGTGCGCTACTACGCCGAACTGTTGAAGAGCTATCCGATGAGCGAGGATCTCGGCAACATCGAGAGTCGCGGTATGCAGCACCACCGCTGGGTGGAGAAGGAAGCAGCCGGCGTGGTGGCGGCCATCATCGCCTACAACTATCCCAATCAGCTGGCGCTGGCGAAGCTCGCGCCCGCGTTGGCCGCCGGCTGCACATTGATCCTGAAGTCGGCACCCGACACCCCGCTCGTCACGCTCGCACTGGGCGAGCTGATCGCCAACCACACCGATATCCCCGCGGGGGTGGTGAACGTGCTCAGCGGCGCCGATCCCGAAGTCGGCGCCGCGCTGACCACCAGCCCCGACGTCGACATGGTGACTTTCACCGGATCGACGCCGACCGGGCGCCGGATCATGGCGGCCGCCAGTGACACCTTGAAGAAGGTCTTCCTCGAACTGGGCGGCAAGTCGGCGGCGATCGTGCTCGACGACGCCGACTTCGGCACCGCGGCGCTGTTCAGCGCCTTCAGCATGGTCACGCACGCCGGTCAGGGGTGTGCGCTGACGTCCCGGCTGTTGGTGCCGCGCCAGCACCACGACGAGATCGTCGAGATGGTCAAGAGCAACTTCGGCATGGTGCGTTACGGCGACCCGGCCGAACCCGGCACGTACATGGGACCGCTGATCAGCGAGAAACAACGCGAGAAGGTCGACGGGATGGTCCGGCGTGCGGTCGCGGCGGGCGCCACCCTGGTGACCGGTGGCGAGAAGGTGGGTCCCGGCTACTTCTACACACCGACGCTGATGACCGACGTCGATCCGGCCAGCGAGATCGCCCAGGAGGAGGTCTTCGGTCCGGTGCTGGTGGTGATCGCCTACGACGACGATGACGATGCCGTCCGGATCGCCAACAACTCCATCTACGGGCTGTCGGGTGCGGTGTTCGGCAGCCAGGACCGTGCGCTGGCCGTCGCCCGGCGCATCCGCACGGGCACGTTCTCGATCAACGGGGGCAACTACTTCAACGCCGACACGCCGTTCGGCGGATACAAGCAGTCGGGCATCGGCCGCGAGATGGGCACCGCGGGACTCGAGGAGTTCCTCGAGTCCAAGACGTTCGCAACGGTGGTGGCCTGA
- a CDS encoding CaiB/BaiF CoA transferase family protein — translation MSRPLEGIRVLEVAMYGFVPSAGAVLREWGADVVKVEHAVTGDPQRGLRQTGLLRVEGDPNPNIEHANRGKRSIGLDMSVPEGKEVLLELARRADVFLTSFLPGHRQKFGIDVDDIRAVNPMIVYARGSALGPRGEESVKGGYDMTAFWCRAGTAATITPPGTPGMVGPPGPAYGDTISGTNLAGGIAAALLKRERTGEPSVVDVSLLGSGLWSLGHTVALTKHLGQRMEAFPPGVHGSPINPLVGLYATADDRYISFVMMQPTKFWADVCRHMDLEELADDPRFATVESIAENTEAAAEILKEAMSKRPLAEWSERFSTLLGPWAPVQDTLQAAEDAQIRANQYLVRAGELELVANPVQFDVSAPHTGPAPGFAEQTDEILLELGLDWDRIIELKTAGAVT, via the coding sequence ATGAGTAGGCCGCTGGAGGGCATCCGTGTCCTCGAGGTCGCGATGTACGGCTTCGTGCCCTCGGCCGGTGCGGTGCTGCGCGAGTGGGGCGCCGACGTCGTCAAGGTCGAGCACGCGGTCACCGGTGATCCGCAGCGCGGACTGCGCCAGACCGGCCTGCTTCGCGTCGAGGGTGATCCCAACCCCAACATCGAGCACGCGAACCGGGGCAAGCGCAGCATCGGCCTGGACATGTCGGTTCCCGAAGGCAAAGAGGTACTGCTGGAACTGGCACGCCGCGCCGACGTCTTCCTGACCAGCTTCCTGCCCGGGCACCGACAGAAGTTCGGCATCGACGTTGACGACATTCGCGCCGTGAATCCGATGATCGTCTACGCAAGGGGCAGTGCGCTGGGGCCACGCGGCGAGGAGTCGGTCAAGGGCGGCTACGACATGACCGCCTTCTGGTGCCGCGCGGGTACGGCGGCCACCATCACGCCGCCGGGCACACCGGGCATGGTGGGTCCACCGGGCCCGGCCTACGGCGACACCATCTCCGGAACCAATCTCGCCGGCGGCATCGCAGCCGCGCTGCTGAAGCGCGAGCGCACCGGGGAACCATCGGTGGTCGACGTGTCATTGCTCGGCAGCGGGCTGTGGTCACTCGGGCACACCGTCGCGCTGACCAAGCACCTCGGCCAGCGGATGGAGGCGTTCCCGCCGGGGGTGCACGGGTCGCCGATCAATCCGCTTGTCGGCCTGTACGCGACGGCCGACGACCGCTACATCTCGTTCGTGATGATGCAGCCCACCAAGTTCTGGGCTGACGTGTGCAGGCACATGGACCTCGAAGAACTCGCCGACGATCCCCGGTTCGCGACCGTCGAGTCGATTGCCGAGAACACCGAGGCCGCCGCCGAGATCCTCAAGGAAGCGATGTCCAAGCGACCGCTGGCCGAGTGGAGCGAGCGGTTCTCGACGTTGCTGGGCCCGTGGGCGCCGGTGCAGGACACTCTGCAGGCCGCTGAGGACGCACAGATCCGTGCCAACCAGTACTTGGTCCGGGCCGGCGAGCTGGAGCTGGTCGCCAATCCGGTGCAGTTCGACGTCAGCGCCCCGCACACGGGACCCGCGCCCGGGTTCGCCGAGCAAACCGACGAAATATTGCTGGAACTCGGCTTGGATTGGGACCGCATCATCGAGCTCAAGACGGCCGGCGCCGTCACCTAG
- a CDS encoding OB-fold domain-containing protein, whose product MPHVTSIGTYLPCWGSPRHRVPGDDEDAITLAVEAGRAALIASGAVERVVLVSRDLPLLDSSNAAVLLAGLGLDPELEVDERLGGAPATLDAISSARPRTLIIGTDLDPAGAAAILTAERGMQVRTAARVARSLPVRTRKATVHDYGDPRLLHERGLIASLEAAWLDTPAAVAGVDHARALELTVGDPPALPTTGASSGLFALAGMAECDATGPLVAVEQASLSGITVIGGVAELHRRELAARALPEGAVIGDAEIPISLAAYERAFEAKVRWEAGRFADSEDLDFPPRYRVADDGALSTGYELIPLPRTGTVYTETTVCIPVPGLRSPYSLVIVELDGVGVRALVKVTGAEPGSVDIGTRGRLALRRVAIRSGVPDYGYMFEPEPVAA is encoded by the coding sequence ATGCCCCACGTCACGTCGATCGGCACGTACCTTCCGTGTTGGGGATCGCCCCGGCACCGCGTGCCCGGCGACGACGAGGACGCGATCACCCTTGCGGTCGAAGCCGGCCGGGCCGCGCTGATCGCCAGTGGCGCGGTGGAACGCGTCGTCTTGGTCAGCCGGGACCTGCCGCTGCTCGACAGCAGCAACGCGGCGGTGCTGCTCGCCGGTCTCGGGCTCGACCCCGAACTGGAGGTCGACGAGCGGCTGGGCGGTGCACCGGCGACGCTCGACGCGATCAGTTCGGCGCGTCCGCGGACCCTGATCATCGGTACGGACCTCGACCCCGCAGGGGCGGCCGCGATCCTGACCGCCGAACGGGGCATGCAAGTTCGGACCGCTGCGCGGGTGGCGCGCAGCCTGCCGGTGCGCACCCGCAAGGCCACCGTGCACGACTACGGAGACCCGCGCCTGCTGCACGAGCGTGGGCTCATCGCATCGTTGGAGGCGGCGTGGCTCGACACGCCGGCCGCGGTGGCGGGGGTGGATCACGCTCGCGCACTCGAGCTGACCGTCGGTGATCCGCCCGCGCTGCCGACGACCGGCGCCAGTTCGGGTCTGTTCGCCTTGGCCGGCATGGCCGAGTGCGATGCGACCGGTCCACTGGTCGCCGTCGAACAGGCCAGCCTGTCGGGCATCACGGTCATCGGGGGTGTCGCCGAACTTCACCGGCGTGAATTGGCCGCACGTGCGTTGCCCGAGGGTGCCGTCATCGGTGACGCCGAGATCCCGATTTCGCTGGCCGCCTACGAACGCGCCTTTGAAGCGAAAGTCCGTTGGGAGGCGGGCCGTTTCGCCGATTCGGAGGATCTCGATTTTCCACCCCGCTACCGCGTGGCCGACGATGGCGCCCTCTCGACCGGCTACGAACTGATCCCGCTCCCGCGCACCGGAACGGTTTACACCGAGACAACGGTGTGCATCCCGGTGCCGGGGCTGCGTTCGCCGTACTCACTTGTGATCGTCGAGCTGGACGGCGTCGGGGTGCGAGCGCTGGTGAAGGTCACCGGGGCCGAACCCGGCTCGGTCGACATCGGCACTCGCGGACGGCTGGCGCTGCGCCGGGTCGCGATTCGGTCCGGGGTTCCGGATTACGGCTACATGTTCGAGCCCGAACCGGTGGCGGCATGA
- a CDS encoding thiolase C-terminal domain-containing protein: MRRVAIVGAGMTAFGEHFALGLKDLLPMAFSECAASVDKGLAKSDLQAAWFGAMGTADGFPAGILADSLGLPDLPVTRVENSCATGNDAVRNALLGIASGAYDVALVVGADKLRDTTSRDMLWKWEAMARDMAWDYPLGVVSPAGFALHVRRYLHESPATPEHMAMVAVKNHRHGVKNPKARLRFEITMQQALEAPIVVNPFRLFDCAPQSDGAAALVLAAEEVVDRFTNRPVWIRGVGLGLDSVMHQHKGDMTTFPASTRAAKQAFEMAGLVPGDVHVAEVHDFFTGIELISYEDLGFAERFGGHKLVEAEVTTIGGGLPVNPSGGLKAKGHPPGATGVAQCVELFDQLRGDAVNQVDGARVGLAHNIGGPTAVSAVTILEG, from the coding sequence GTGAGGCGCGTGGCCATCGTCGGCGCGGGGATGACCGCCTTCGGCGAGCATTTCGCGCTCGGGCTCAAAGACCTCCTCCCGATGGCCTTCTCCGAGTGCGCGGCAAGTGTGGACAAAGGCCTGGCGAAATCGGATCTGCAGGCCGCCTGGTTCGGTGCGATGGGCACCGCCGACGGGTTTCCGGCCGGAATACTCGCCGACAGCCTCGGGCTGCCCGACTTGCCGGTGACGCGGGTCGAGAACTCTTGTGCCACCGGCAATGACGCGGTGCGCAACGCGCTGCTCGGGATAGCCTCGGGGGCTTACGACGTCGCGCTGGTGGTGGGAGCGGACAAGCTGAGGGACACCACGTCGCGCGACATGCTGTGGAAGTGGGAGGCGATGGCCCGCGACATGGCGTGGGATTATCCGCTCGGCGTGGTCTCGCCCGCCGGCTTCGCGCTGCACGTGCGCCGGTACTTGCACGAGTCACCCGCGACGCCCGAGCACATGGCAATGGTGGCGGTGAAGAATCACCGCCACGGCGTCAAGAACCCCAAGGCGCGACTGCGCTTCGAGATCACGATGCAGCAGGCGCTCGAAGCGCCGATCGTCGTCAATCCGTTCCGGCTCTTCGACTGTGCGCCGCAGAGTGATGGCGCGGCCGCGCTGGTGCTTGCCGCCGAAGAGGTGGTCGACCGATTCACGAACCGGCCGGTGTGGATCCGTGGAGTCGGTCTCGGCCTGGACTCCGTCATGCACCAACACAAGGGGGACATGACGACCTTTCCGGCCTCGACGCGGGCCGCCAAGCAGGCTTTTGAGATGGCCGGTCTTGTTCCTGGAGATGTTCATGTGGCTGAAGTTCACGATTTCTTCACGGGCATCGAGCTCATCAGCTATGAAGATCTCGGATTCGCCGAGCGGTTCGGGGGCCACAAACTCGTCGAAGCCGAAGTCACGACTATCGGCGGAGGTTTGCCGGTGAACCCGAGTGGGGGGCTGAAGGCCAAAGGGCACCCGCCCGGCGCAACGGGTGTGGCACAGTGTGTGGAACTGTTCGACCAGCTTCGCGGTGATGCGGTCAACCAGGTGGACGGTGCACGCGTTGGGCTAGCACACAACATCGGCGGACCGACGGCGGTGTCCGCCGTCACGATCCTGGAAGGATAA
- a CDS encoding MlaE family ABC transporter permease, whose amino-acid sequence MARGSGAERWSTGISLGRGSKPMEAVGGLFAMSKDAVRNVFRRPFQWREFLEQCWFVTKVSLAPTLLVAIPFTVLVSFTLNILLRELGAADLSGAGAAFGAVTQVGPLVTVLIVAGAGATAMCADLGSRTIREEIDAMEVLGIDPVQRLVTPRMLASGLVALLLNSLVVIIGILGGYTFSVFIQNVNPGAFAAGITLLTGIPEVIISCVKALLFGLIAGLVACYRGLSITGGGAKAVGNAVNETVVYAFMALFAINVVVTAIGIQMSQD is encoded by the coding sequence ATGGCACGCGGTAGCGGAGCGGAACGATGGTCGACTGGCATCTCGCTCGGCCGTGGTTCCAAGCCGATGGAGGCCGTCGGCGGATTGTTCGCGATGTCGAAGGACGCCGTGCGAAACGTCTTCCGGCGGCCCTTTCAGTGGCGTGAGTTTCTGGAGCAGTGTTGGTTTGTGACGAAGGTATCCCTGGCACCAACGTTGTTGGTGGCCATCCCGTTCACCGTCCTGGTGTCGTTCACGCTGAACATCCTGCTGCGCGAATTGGGCGCCGCGGACCTGAGCGGCGCCGGTGCGGCGTTCGGCGCAGTGACCCAGGTCGGTCCGCTTGTGACCGTGCTGATCGTGGCCGGCGCGGGTGCCACGGCTATGTGTGCGGATCTGGGTTCGCGCACGATTCGCGAAGAGATCGACGCGATGGAAGTGTTGGGCATAGACCCGGTGCAACGCCTGGTGACCCCTCGGATGCTGGCCTCGGGTTTGGTGGCCCTGCTGCTCAACAGCCTGGTGGTGATCATCGGAATCTTGGGCGGCTATACGTTCTCGGTGTTCATCCAAAACGTCAATCCGGGCGCGTTCGCGGCCGGCATCACCCTGTTGACGGGGATTCCGGAGGTGATCATCTCCTGTGTGAAGGCGTTGCTGTTCGGGTTGATCGCCGGGTTGGTGGCCTGCTACCGCGGGCTCAGCATCACCGGCGGTGGTGCGAAGGCGGTGGGCAATGCCGTGAACGAGACCGTCGTGTACGCGTTCATGGCCCTGTTTGCGATCAATGTGGTCGTGACGGCCATCGGCATCCAGATGAGTCAGGACTGA
- a CDS encoding MlaE family ABC transporter permease, producing the protein MSTNKVLQHRFPRLIRGLKKPTELLGRLGDHMLFYLRALGGIPHASVHFRREIVRLIAEISMGAGTLAMIGGTVVIVGFLTMAAGGTLAVQGYSSLGDIGIEALTGFLSAFINVRISAPVVAGIGLAATFGAGVTAQLGAMRINEEIDALTAMAIRPIEYLVSTRIVAGMIAITPLYSIAVVLSFLASQFTTVVLFGQSGGLYDHYFNTFLNPIDLLWSFLQAVLMAITILLIHTYFGYFASGGPSGVGVAVGNAVRTSLIVVVSVTLLVSLSIYGSNGNFNLSG; encoded by the coding sequence ATGAGCACAAATAAGGTACTGCAGCATCGCTTCCCGCGGCTGATCCGGGGGCTCAAGAAGCCGACCGAATTGCTGGGCCGCCTCGGCGATCACATGTTGTTCTACCTGCGGGCACTGGGCGGCATACCGCACGCCTCCGTCCACTTCCGCCGCGAGATCGTCCGGTTGATCGCGGAGATCTCCATGGGGGCGGGCACCTTGGCGATGATCGGGGGCACCGTGGTCATCGTCGGCTTCCTGACTATGGCCGCCGGTGGAACACTCGCCGTTCAGGGGTACAGCTCCCTGGGCGACATCGGCATCGAGGCCCTGACCGGATTCTTGTCGGCGTTCATCAACGTCCGCATCTCCGCCCCGGTGGTGGCGGGTATCGGTCTGGCCGCCACCTTCGGTGCCGGGGTCACCGCCCAGCTGGGCGCGATGCGCATCAACGAGGAGATCGACGCGCTGACGGCCATGGCGATCCGTCCCATTGAGTACCTGGTATCCACCCGGATCGTGGCGGGCATGATCGCGATCACCCCGCTGTACTCGATCGCCGTGGTGCTGTCGTTCCTGGCTTCCCAATTCACCACGGTCGTCTTGTTCGGGCAGTCCGGTGGGCTGTACGACCACTACTTCAACACCTTCCTCAACCCGATCGATCTGTTGTGGTCGTTTCTCCAGGCGGTACTGATGGCCATCACGATCTTGTTGATACACACCTACTTCGGATATTTCGCCTCCGGTGGACCCTCCGGTGTCGGAGTCGCCGTGGGCAACGCGGTGCGCACCTCCCTCATCGTCGTCGTCTCGGTCACCCTCCTGGTTTCACTGTCCATCTATGGCTCCAACGGCAATTTCAACCTGTCGGGATAG